One Luteolibacter flavescens genomic region harbors:
- a CDS encoding glycogen synthase translates to MSAPSPAKPPRILIVTPEITHLPQALGPGAGLIRAKAGGLADATAALVSGLVDLGAEVHVAMPNFRRLFQRDHLGRLPDEVINSSVHPHDQRIHLADDYAFHNLGRVYSDNPHECLHTALVFQREVMQQIIPKVQPDIIHCNDWMTGLIPAMAKRRGIKCLFTLHNIHSRDITLEAMEAAGIGAADFWNQLYFVRPPGQYHQCRSTVPVHMLGTGVYAADHLTTVSPGFLQELADGKHHGGAFLRGEICQKMAAGRASGVLNSPDPSYDPESDPSLEVTYSDHDHVQGKAANKLALQRELGLEEDPDAAIFFWPSRLDPIQKGPQLLCDILQRTVSDYWDRKLQIVVVADGPHQHLLHHINNYHHLHRRVAIRDFDERLARLAFAGSDYMLMPSLFEPCGLPQMIAPLYGCLPIVHATGGLRDTVRRLDSENSLGNGFSFEDPNAAGFRWAIDEAMWFHLQPKEIREREITRIMRQSRSEFDPARFTAGYVELYERLLDRPVVAPTLDEVIAEPEPRPAAKPVLPKAALATRSRPAA, encoded by the coding sequence ATGTCCGCTCCCTCGCCTGCCAAGCCACCGCGCATCCTCATCGTCACACCGGAAATCACCCACCTGCCACAGGCGCTGGGCCCCGGTGCAGGCTTGATTCGCGCGAAAGCGGGCGGTCTGGCGGACGCCACCGCGGCCCTCGTTTCCGGCCTCGTGGACCTCGGTGCCGAGGTGCATGTGGCGATGCCGAATTTCCGCCGTCTCTTCCAGCGCGACCACCTCGGACGCCTGCCAGACGAGGTCATCAACAGCTCCGTCCACCCCCACGACCAGCGCATCCACCTCGCGGACGACTATGCATTTCACAATCTCGGACGCGTCTATAGTGACAATCCGCACGAATGCCTCCACACCGCCCTCGTGTTTCAAAGGGAGGTGATGCAACAGATCATCCCGAAAGTACAACCAGATATCATCCATTGCAATGACTGGATGACTGGACTCATCCCGGCAATGGCGAAGCGCCGTGGCATCAAGTGCCTCTTCACGCTGCACAATATCCACAGCCGCGACATCACGCTGGAGGCCATGGAGGCGGCGGGCATCGGTGCCGCCGACTTCTGGAACCAGCTCTACTTCGTCCGCCCGCCCGGCCAGTATCACCAGTGCCGCAGCACGGTGCCTGTCCACATGCTGGGCACGGGCGTCTATGCCGCCGACCACCTCACCACGGTGAGCCCCGGATTCCTCCAGGAACTCGCGGACGGCAAGCACCACGGCGGGGCCTTCCTGCGTGGCGAGATCTGCCAGAAGATGGCCGCAGGCCGCGCGTCCGGCGTGCTGAATTCGCCGGACCCCTCCTATGATCCCGAGTCGGACCCCTCGCTGGAGGTGACCTACAGCGATCACGACCACGTGCAGGGCAAGGCCGCGAACAAGCTGGCCCTGCAGCGCGAGCTCGGACTCGAGGAAGATCCGGATGCCGCGATCTTCTTCTGGCCCTCCCGCTTGGATCCCATCCAGAAGGGCCCGCAGCTCCTCTGCGACATCCTCCAGCGCACCGTCTCCGACTACTGGGACCGCAAGCTCCAGATCGTGGTGGTGGCCGATGGACCGCACCAGCATCTGCTGCATCACATCAACAACTACCACCACCTGCACCGCCGCGTCGCCATCCGCGACTTCGACGAGCGTCTGGCCCGCCTGGCCTTCGCCGGGTCGGACTACATGCTGATGCCTTCGCTCTTCGAGCCCTGCGGACTGCCGCAGATGATCGCTCCGCTCTACGGCTGCCTGCCGATCGTCCACGCCACCGGCGGACTGCGCGATACGGTGCGCCGGCTGGATTCCGAGAATTCGCTGGGCAATGGCTTCTCCTTCGAGGACCCGAATGCTGCGGGTTTCCGCTGGGCGATCGACGAGGCGATGTGGTTCCACCTCCAGCCGAAGGAAATCCGCGAGCGCGAGATCACCCGCATCATGCGCCAGAGCCGCAGTGAATTCGACCCCGCCCGCTTCACTGCAGGCTACGTGGAACTTTACGAGCGCCTGCTCGACCGGCCGGTGGTCGCACCGACGCTCGACGAAGTCATCGCCGAGCCCGAGCCGCGCCCTGCCGCGAAGCCGGTGCTGCCGAAGGCCGCGCTGGCCACACGCTCGCGCCCCGCGGCCTGA
- a CDS encoding glycosyltransferase — MNRIRVLKLGWEFPPLINGGLGVACLGLSQALSKHVDLQVIVPRSAPEADFEDFKLTGLNNLKTEDLQPVEGKYHYESFAEIQRVPIHLDPYASDEAGTTEIVRQPGGEIAFSRTTRSQLEQFKTGELYGDDLGTKVIEFSKVAAKMAMLLDFDVVHAHDWMTFLAGVEVKKATGKPLVIHVHASQYDRAGAAARGWIYDLEKYGMEEADAIIPVSRYTGKICAAHYNIDPAKIHPVHNGAEAVDAFRTKKPFPEKLVLFLGRLTAQKGPEFFLEIATRVLKKTRNVRFVMAGTGERLKPLAESTAFRGLGGYLHFTGFLNKEKVNELLSMTDIYCMPSVSEPFGLSALEAAQFGIPAVISKQSGVAEVLKGALKADYWDVDLMAQHIIDLLEDDALRERVVKQAEEDMAAATWDAAAEKVVEIYEELISRPSKPRGPADPLGLFRD, encoded by the coding sequence ATGAATCGGATTCGTGTTCTCAAACTGGGCTGGGAGTTTCCCCCCTTGATCAATGGCGGCCTCGGGGTTGCCTGCCTCGGACTTTCCCAGGCGCTCTCCAAACACGTCGATCTCCAGGTGATCGTGCCGCGCTCCGCGCCTGAGGCGGACTTCGAGGACTTCAAGCTCACCGGGCTGAACAACCTAAAGACCGAGGACCTCCAGCCCGTGGAGGGGAAGTATCACTACGAGAGCTTCGCGGAGATCCAGCGCGTGCCCATCCACCTCGACCCGTATGCTTCGGATGAGGCGGGCACCACGGAGATCGTGCGGCAGCCGGGCGGGGAGATCGCGTTTTCCCGCACGACACGCAGCCAGCTCGAGCAATTCAAGACGGGCGAGCTCTACGGCGACGACCTCGGCACGAAGGTGATCGAGTTTTCCAAAGTGGCTGCGAAGATGGCCATGCTGCTGGACTTCGACGTGGTCCACGCGCACGACTGGATGACCTTTCTGGCGGGGGTGGAGGTGAAGAAGGCCACGGGCAAGCCGCTGGTGATCCACGTCCACGCCTCGCAGTACGACCGCGCCGGGGCGGCGGCCCGCGGCTGGATCTACGATCTGGAGAAATACGGGATGGAGGAGGCCGACGCCATCATCCCGGTGAGCCGCTACACGGGGAAGATCTGCGCCGCCCACTACAACATCGACCCCGCGAAGATCCACCCGGTCCACAACGGGGCCGAGGCGGTGGATGCCTTCAGGACCAAGAAGCCCTTCCCGGAGAAGCTGGTCCTTTTCCTCGGTCGCCTGACCGCGCAGAAGGGGCCGGAGTTCTTCCTGGAGATCGCCACGCGGGTGCTGAAGAAGACGCGCAATGTCCGCTTCGTGATGGCCGGGACCGGCGAGCGCCTGAAGCCGCTGGCGGAGAGCACCGCCTTCCGCGGGCTCGGCGGGTATCTCCACTTCACGGGCTTCTTGAACAAGGAGAAGGTGAACGAGCTGCTCTCGATGACGGACATTTATTGCATGCCGTCCGTCTCGGAGCCCTTCGGCCTGTCCGCGCTGGAGGCCGCGCAATTCGGCATCCCGGCGGTGATCTCGAAGCAATCCGGCGTGGCCGAGGTGCTGAAGGGCGCGCTGAAGGCCGACTACTGGGACGTGGACCTGATGGCCCAGCACATCATCGACCTGCTGGAGGACGACGCGCTCCGCGAGCGGGTGGTGAAGCAGGCCGAGGAAGACATGGCCGCGGCCACTTGGGACGCCGCCGCCGAGAAGGTGGTGGAGATTTACGAGGAGCTGATTTCCCGGCCATCGAAGCCACGCGGGCCTGCCGATCCGCTGGGTCTTTTCCGCGACTGA
- a CDS encoding glycoside hydrolase family 57 protein, giving the protein MPHTCLYFQVHQPNRLIPYDFFQIGQHAFYEDDGLNAEVLSKVAEKSYLPANALFKKVIEQTHGRFRMALSISGTVIEQMQHHRPDVLASFQDLVATGSVELLAETYYHSLAILHSRKEFERQVERHLEILESVFRVRPRVFRNTELIYNNAIAAQAETMGFDGIMAEGVPWVLNGQSPNQVFRAPYVTRMKTLLRNASLSDDLGFRFSDKTWNEWPLTAEKFAGWVKDAPGDVVNLFMDYETIGEHQWKDTGVFEFWERLPEAMLAEGVSWVTPGEVVDLFSATREYDCHWPTSWADAERDLSAWTGNVMQQEAIAKIHRLEEEVLAARDPDLTHVWAKLQTSDHFYWMATKGGTDGSIHQYFSPYSTPYDAYIYFMNALGDLQVRLRRIREEREAGGARSGEL; this is encoded by the coding sequence ATGCCTCACACCTGCCTCTACTTCCAGGTGCATCAGCCGAACCGGCTGATACCGTATGACTTCTTCCAGATCGGCCAGCACGCCTTCTACGAGGATGACGGGCTGAATGCCGAGGTGCTGTCAAAGGTGGCGGAAAAGAGCTACCTGCCGGCAAACGCGCTTTTCAAGAAGGTCATCGAGCAGACGCACGGCCGCTTCCGCATGGCGCTCTCCATCAGCGGGACGGTGATCGAGCAGATGCAGCACCACCGGCCGGACGTGCTGGCCTCCTTCCAGGACCTGGTGGCCACCGGAAGCGTGGAGCTGCTGGCGGAGACCTACTACCACTCGCTGGCGATCCTTCACTCGCGGAAGGAATTCGAGCGCCAGGTCGAGCGGCACCTGGAGATCCTCGAGTCCGTTTTCCGCGTCCGCCCGCGGGTCTTCCGGAATACCGAGCTGATCTACAACAACGCCATCGCCGCGCAGGCGGAGACGATGGGCTTTGACGGGATCATGGCGGAGGGAGTGCCGTGGGTGCTGAATGGCCAGTCGCCGAACCAGGTCTTCCGCGCGCCGTATGTGACGCGGATGAAAACGCTGCTGCGGAATGCCTCGCTCTCGGATGACCTCGGCTTCCGCTTTTCCGACAAGACCTGGAACGAGTGGCCGCTCACGGCGGAGAAATTCGCGGGATGGGTGAAGGACGCGCCGGGCGACGTGGTGAATCTCTTCATGGACTACGAGACCATCGGGGAGCACCAGTGGAAGGACACCGGCGTCTTCGAGTTCTGGGAGCGGTTGCCGGAGGCGATGCTGGCCGAGGGCGTGAGCTGGGTCACTCCGGGCGAGGTGGTGGATCTCTTCAGCGCGACCCGGGAGTATGACTGCCACTGGCCGACCTCATGGGCGGATGCCGAGCGCGACCTGAGCGCGTGGACGGGGAATGTGATGCAGCAGGAGGCCATCGCGAAAATCCACCGGCTGGAGGAGGAAGTGCTGGCCGCCCGGGACCCGGACCTCACTCACGTGTGGGCGAAGCTGCAGACTTCGGATCACTTCTACTGGATGGCGACGAAGGGCGGCACGGATGGCAGCATCCACCAGTATTTCTCGCCCTACAGCACGCCGTACGACGCCTACATCTACTTCATGAATGCCCTCGGGGACCTGCAGGTGAGACTGCGGCGCATCCGGGAAGAGCGCGAGGCAGGCGGGGCGAGATCCGGCGAGCTCTAG
- a CDS encoding Fe2+-dependent dioxygenase, with the protein MILCIPDVLTAEQTAECRRLLETADWQDGKATAGHQAAKAKDNMQIPATHPVAREVGDAILRALAVNPLFQSAALPLHFLPPMFNRYSGGQTFGTHVDSSIRQIPGTPHRIRTDLSCTLFFAGPEEYDGGELIIEDTYGSKSVKLPAGHMVLYPSTSLHQVTPVTRGTRLCSFFWLQSMIRSDEQRSLLFDLDIAIQRLSAALPDHEAASQSSVQLTGVYHNLIRQWAEM; encoded by the coding sequence ATGATCCTTTGCATCCCCGATGTCCTGACCGCCGAACAGACCGCTGAATGCCGCCGTCTGCTTGAAACGGCGGACTGGCAGGATGGCAAGGCGACCGCCGGTCATCAGGCGGCGAAGGCAAAGGACAACATGCAGATCCCCGCCACCCACCCGGTGGCCCGCGAGGTGGGCGATGCGATCTTGCGCGCGCTCGCCGTCAATCCGCTCTTCCAGTCTGCGGCGCTGCCCCTTCATTTCCTCCCTCCGATGTTCAACCGCTACTCGGGCGGGCAGACCTTTGGCACCCACGTGGACAGCTCCATCCGCCAGATCCCCGGCACGCCGCACCGCATCCGCACGGATCTCTCCTGCACGCTCTTCTTCGCCGGGCCGGAGGAGTATGACGGCGGCGAGCTCATCATCGAGGACACCTACGGCTCGAAGAGCGTGAAGCTCCCCGCCGGCCACATGGTGCTCTACCCCTCCACCAGCCTGCACCAGGTGACCCCGGTGACTCGCGGCACGCGGCTGTGCTCCTTCTTCTGGCTGCAAAGCATGATCCGCTCGGACGAGCAGCGCTCCCTGCTCTTCGACCTGGACATCGCCATCCAGCGCCTCTCCGCCGCCCTGCCCGACCACGAGGCGGCGAGCCAATCATCGGTGCAACTCACCGGCGTGTATCACAACTTGATCCGCCAATGGGCGGAGATGTAA